In Nitrobacteraceae bacterium AZCC 1564, the following proteins share a genomic window:
- a CDS encoding glyceraldehyde 3-phosphate dehydrogenase (product_source=KO:K00134; cath_funfam=3.30.360.10,3.40.50.720; cog=COG0057; ko=KO:K00134; pfam=PF00044,PF02800; smart=SM00846; superfamily=51735,55347; tigrfam=TIGR01534), translated as MAVRVAINGFGRIGRNILRAIYESKRTDIQVVAINDLGPVETNAHLLRYDSVHGRFPGEVKVEGDSISIGNSKIKVTAVKDPSTLPWKDLGVDIAMECTGIFTAKDKASAHLTAGAKRVLVSAPADGADATIVYGVNHDKLTKDHLVVSNGSCTTNCLAPVAKVLNDTVGIETGFMTTIHAYTGDQPTLDTLHKDLYRGRAAALSMIPTSTGAAKAIGLVLPELNGKLDGVAIRVPTPNVSVVDLKIVAKKATTKEEINEAVKRAAAQELKGILSTTSDPNVSIDFNHDASSSTFAFDQTKVQNGTLVRVMSWYDNEWGFSNRMSDTAVAMGKLL; from the coding sequence ATGGCAGTCCGGGTCGCGATCAATGGATTTGGCCGTATCGGCCGTAACATTCTGCGCGCAATCTATGAATCCAAGCGCACAGACATCCAGGTGGTCGCCATCAACGATCTCGGCCCGGTCGAAACCAACGCCCATCTGCTCCGTTACGACTCGGTCCATGGCCGCTTTCCTGGCGAAGTAAAGGTCGAAGGCGACTCGATCAGCATCGGCAACAGCAAGATCAAGGTGACCGCCGTGAAGGATCCGTCGACCCTTCCCTGGAAGGATCTCGGCGTTGACATCGCGATGGAATGCACCGGCATCTTCACCGCGAAGGACAAGGCTTCGGCCCATCTCACCGCAGGCGCCAAGCGCGTGCTGGTTTCGGCTCCGGCGGACGGAGCGGACGCAACCATCGTGTACGGCGTCAACCATGACAAGCTGACCAAGGATCATCTCGTCGTGTCGAACGGCTCGTGCACCACGAACTGCCTTGCGCCGGTCGCTAAGGTATTGAACGACACGGTGGGCATCGAGACCGGCTTCATGACCACCATTCACGCCTACACCGGTGACCAGCCGACCCTCGACACCTTGCACAAGGATCTCTATCGCGGCCGCGCAGCAGCGCTGTCGATGATTCCGACGTCGACGGGCGCGGCAAAGGCGATCGGCCTTGTACTTCCCGAGCTCAACGGCAAGCTCGACGGTGTCGCGATCCGCGTGCCGACCCCGAACGTCTCGGTGGTCGATCTCAAGATCGTCGCAAAGAAGGCCACCACCAAGGAAGAAATCAACGAAGCGGTCAAGCGCGCGGCTGCGCAGGAGCTGAAGGGCATCCTGAGCACCACGAGCGATCCGAACGTGTCGATTGACTTCAACCACGACGCCAGCTCGTCGACCTTCGCCTTCGATCAAACCAAAGTGCAGAACGGCACGCTGGTGCGCGTGATGTCCTGGTACGATAACGAGTGGGGCTTCTCCAATCGCATGTCGGATACGGCAGTCGCGATGGGCAAGTTGCTCTGA